The genomic DNA TCTCGGCTCGACTATCCGCGCGACCGATTGACCATCGTGCTGGCTCTCGACGGTTGCACCGATGGGACCGCGGCCATCGCGCAAAGCTTTGCTGGGAGAACGGATGGGCTCGATCTGCGCATCGTCGAGTATGCCGGCAACATCGGCAAGGTGGCGGTGCTCAACGAGCAGATCGGTAAGGCCCGTTCCGATCTCATCGCTCTCAGCGATGCCTCCGCGCTCCTCGAACCGCAGGCCCTATCCCGGGCCGTCCGTCATTTCGGGAGATCCTCTGTCGGCGTGGTCTGCCCGACCTACGCGCTCGTCCGCCCCGGAAGCGAGGGAGAGCGAGCGTATTGGGCTTACCAGACACGTGTGAAGGCCGCCGAGGGCGCGGTTGGCGCGCCGATGGGCGCACATGGATCCTTCTATCTTTTCAGACGGGACATGTGGGAGCCACTCCCGCCGGACACGATCAACGACGACTTCGTTCTGCCGATGCGGATCGTGCTGCGAGGATATGATGCCGTCTACGATCCGGGCATCGTCGCGACGGAGCTGGAGACCAGCACCGCGCGGCAGGATTTCCGCCGGCGGATCCGCATCGGCGCGGGCAATCTCCAGCAGGTCCTGCATCTTCCCGGCCTTGCCGATCCGCGCCGGCCGGGGATCGCTTTCGCGTTTCTGTCCGGCAAGGCCTTGCGCGCGTTCATGCCCTTCCTCCTGCTGATGGCCGCCGTCCTCCTTCCGGTTCTCGCGATGCGGGAGGGTGGTTTCTATATCCCGGCTTCTGCGGGAGAGGCCGTGATCGGCGCGGCCGCTTTCGCCGGCTATTTCGGAGTACCCAGGACGATGCCTCGCCACGCTCGGTGGGCGGGCTATTTTGTGCAGGGTCATGCAGCGGGATTCATCGGAGCGTTGATCCTGCTCTGCGGTTTGCAAGGGCAGGCCTGGAAGATGTCGGCTGCAGCCAAGGCCAAGGCGTGAGGGCTCGGACATCACGAACCTGTCTGGGCGACGATGACGTCTTAGAGTAACGCGAGATGAGTGACCGCATGCGCCGCCTGCCTCTCCTGACCGTTCTGTTGTGTCTCTCCGTTCCGGCATGGTCTCAGTCGCCGCCAGCGCCGCCCGCGTCTGGACAGGATAGTGTCGATGTCGCGAATGCCGAGAAACTCGCCTTGCGATTTCCCGGCAATCCGGAGATGAGCGGCGATTACCGGATCGGTGCCGACGGTACGATCTCGATCCCGCTCCTGGGCCGCATGCCGGTCGGGGGCATGTCCTCGGCGCAGCTCGAGGATGCTCTCTCCAAACGGCTGGAGCAGATGACGGGGCGGCCGAATTCCGTCACCGTCGAGATCGCCGCCTACAAACCCGTCTTCGTGACGGGGCTGGTGACGCGCTCCGGGGCGGTCCCATGGTATCCCGGCATGACCGTGCTCCAGGCGGTCGCTCTTTCGGGCGGGCTGTTTCGCGCAACCGGTCCCAATATCGCCGGGCCCACGGCGGGCGATGCCGAGATGCTTCGCTACCGCCGCGCCGTGGAGGACCGCAAGCAGGCCCTTGCGTCTCTTGCGCGGCTGCAGGCGGAGCGCGAGAATTCGACGGATATCCAGGTCCCTCAGGCTCTCGTCGCGATTGCGGGACAGCGGGAGGCGCAGGATCTCGTCGCCGCGCAAAAGAACCTGCTGCTGACCCGGCAGAGATCGGTGTCGAACCAGGTGGCGACGCTCAATCGCGGCATGGAGCTTGCGGCGCAGGAACTGGAAGGCTTACGCGAGCAAGGCAAGCGCGTCGCCGAACAGCTTCAGATGCGGCGTGAGGCGCGACAAAAGTTCGAAGAGTTGCAGCAAAGGGGGGTCGTGATCGCGCAGCGCGCCTTCGAAGAGGACATGAAAGTCTCGGAGCTGGAGGAGAAGACCGCGAACGTCGCGGTGTCGACCGCGCGCGTGCAGGCGACGATCGCCGCCATGCAGCGGGACTCCGTCGCCCTCACCGAGGAGCGCAAGGCATCCATCGAGGCCGAGATCGACCGTCTTCAGAAACAGGCGGCTCAGCTTGCGGACGAGGCGGCTGCGGCACGCCAGGCCTACAACACGCTCGCAGGCGCTTCTCTCGAGGCGGAGCGGGGCGACAAAACCGAGATCGTCTATTCGGTGGTGCGCCGCGAGGAGGCGGGAGAGACGACCGAGAGGGCGGGGCAGTCCACGCCGTTGAGGCCTGGGGATGTGCTGGTCGTCTCTCAGAATTTCAGGGAGGGAGAATGATCCAGGGAACGCCCCCGCGAGGAGAGAGCATGGACGGTTCCCGCATCAGAGCCGCCGAGGAGACGATCCTCGCCCTGAGACGGGCGGAAGCGCGCACGATCGCGTTCGCTGCTCCCGAGCCCGTCTCCGGCACCAGTGCTTTCGCGGCCCTTGCCGCAAGCGTTCTGGCGCGCTCCGGGCAGCCGACGATGCTGCTCGACATCTCGAAAGGTGTCCAGGAAACTCCCGTCGAGGCGGCTTGGGTGCCGGGCCGGGAGGAGCCGAAGATCGTCATCGTGTCGCCGCAGAATGACTTCGCACGCCTGACCGTTCAGGCCGATCCGGATGTCCGCTTTCTCTTCGACAACACCCTGTGGTTCAGACGGGTGCTCGACAACGATCTGGCGTCCTACGACACCGTCGTTCTCGACCTCGCTCCTCTGTTCGACAGGCCGGCGGATACGGTCAATCCCTTTGCCGTGGCGGCGGCCTGCGATGCTCTCGTTCTCGTCTGCCGAAGAGGAACGGTCTCGAAGGAGAAACTCAGGAACGCGGTGGACATGGCGCGCGCCACGGGCGGCAAACCGTTCGGCATCGTCATGACGCAGGGGGGATATATCTCCGCCGGGGAAGAGATCGCCCGCACGCTGCGCAGAATGTTCTTCTTCGCCCCGTGGATTGCGAAGCGGATCGGCCGGAAGGCGACG from Microvirga sp. TS319 includes the following:
- a CDS encoding polysaccharide biosynthesis/export family protein encodes the protein MRRLPLLTVLLCLSVPAWSQSPPAPPASGQDSVDVANAEKLALRFPGNPEMSGDYRIGADGTISIPLLGRMPVGGMSSAQLEDALSKRLEQMTGRPNSVTVEIAAYKPVFVTGLVTRSGAVPWYPGMTVLQAVALSGGLFRATGPNIAGPTAGDAEMLRYRRAVEDRKQALASLARLQAERENSTDIQVPQALVAIAGQREAQDLVAAQKNLLLTRQRSVSNQVATLNRGMELAAQELEGLREQGKRVAEQLQMRREARQKFEELQQRGVVIAQRAFEEDMKVSELEEKTANVAVSTARVQATIAAMQRDSVALTEERKASIEAEIDRLQKQAAQLADEAAAARQAYNTLAGASLEAERGDKTEIVYSVVRREEAGETTERAGQSTPLRPGDVLVVSQNFREGE
- a CDS encoding glycosyltransferase family 2 protein, coding for MIELVFWTCVVLILYHHVGYPIAIRAIAARCGRKPPVSTEEPAVSHSVTIIVPAHNEEAVIAAKIRNLSRLDYPRDRLTIVLALDGCTDGTAAIAQSFAGRTDGLDLRIVEYAGNIGKVAVLNEQIGKARSDLIALSDASALLEPQALSRAVRHFGRSSVGVVCPTYALVRPGSEGERAYWAYQTRVKAAEGAVGAPMGAHGSFYLFRRDMWEPLPPDTINDDFVLPMRIVLRGYDAVYDPGIVATELETSTARQDFRRRIRIGAGNLQQVLHLPGLADPRRPGIAFAFLSGKALRAFMPFLLLMAAVLLPVLAMREGGFYIPASAGEAVIGAAAFAGYFGVPRTMPRHARWAGYFVQGHAAGFIGALILLCGLQGQAWKMSAAAKAKA